The DNA sequence GCTTGCTTCGTCTGGGTGTACTGCGGCTGTTTCTATCGCCCTGCTTGATTCTGCCTTCACAGACGGAAGAGGTGAACTCGCAAACCCTGCAGCCCAGAGTCTTGGATCGAACTGGGATATgcagctgtggggtgggggctccAAGAGACAGATGCCTGCGGGAGTCTGGGATCAGGCTTGGTGGGGAAACCGACTTGGGCTCCGGCATGACTTCGGCTCATCGCTAGGCATGTTGCCACTTCCTCACGAGGCATGTTGCCAGTCTACATGTAACCCAGGGACCAGCGCTGGGGAAGGACCTCCAAACCGACTCGCCAACCTCTTCACAGGCCAGTGGGACTTGTAACACACGATGAAATTCGTAGAGCACGAACGCAGATGCTGATGTGACCACCTTGTTTTCATCTGAAATGTTTCCACGAGTTATTCCCAATTAAGAAACACGTTAAGCACTTATTTGCTAAAGATTCATaacattagggggaaaaaacactTCCTCTTCTTCCATTCCCGCATCATCAGGAAAACGATGTCAACAACGGCAAGGAAGTCATGCCCATTGGTCCAAATTTGGGGACCCGGTGCATAAAATCCCCACAAGAGGACGAGACAAATGAATCTGAGAAACTCTCCTCGGAACAGAAGCTCCCCCTCCACCTGTGACACCATGACCGAATcgtgctgctccccttgctgccAGCCTACgtgctgcaggaccacctgctgcaggaccacctgctgccagCCCAGCTGCTGCGGGTGCGGCGGTGGCTGTGGACAAGGCGGCTGCGGGTCCAGCTGCTGTGGGtcctgctgctgccagccttgctgctgctgccagccttgcTGCTGCCGCCCAACTTGCTGCcagaccacctgctgcaggaccacctgctgccggcCCAGCTGCTGCGGCTGTGGACAAGGCGGCTGCGGGTCCAGCTGCTGTGGGtcctgctgctgccagccttgcTGCTGCCGCCCAACTTGCTGCCAcaccacctgctgcaggaccacctgctgccggcccagctgctgtgtgtccagctgctgTCAGCCCAGCTGCTGTGGGTCCAGCGGCTGCGGACAAActtgctgtggctccagctgctgtcAGCCAGCCTGCTGTACCCCTGTGTACTGCAGGAGGACCTGCTACCACCCCacctgttgctgcttgcctggatGCCTCGCCCAGGGCTGTGGATCCAGCTGCTGCTAGCCTGCTTGCCAGCCA is a window from the Neovison vison isolate M4711 chromosome 5, ASM_NN_V1, whole genome shotgun sequence genome containing:
- the LOC122907613 gene encoding keratin-associated protein 9-2-like; the protein is MTESCCSPCCQPTCCRTTCCRTTCCQPSCCGCGGGCGQGGCGSSCCGSCCCQPCCCCQPCCCRPTCCQTTCCRTTCCRPSCCGCGQGGCGSSCCGSCCCQPCCCRPTCCHTTCCRTTCCRPSCCVSSCCQPSCCGSSGCGQTCCGSSCCQPACCTPVYCRRTCYHPTCCCLPGCLAQGCGSSCC